In Syntrophales bacterium, the following are encoded in one genomic region:
- a CDS encoding thiolase family protein, translating into MGEAVIVEAVRSAGGRSRRGGLAGTRADEFGIQVIKGLMARVPSLDPADVDDVIVGCAFPEGEQGMQMGKILAVGAGLPEPVCGMTINRFCSSGLQSIADATSRINNGWAEVIIAGGCESMSHIPMGGGVLRPNFDWPADLPWVYISMGLTAENVAERYKVSREDMDAFGMESNRRAYEAIKAGKFKGEIIPIQAYRYKVTKDGERVRETFVFDTDDGVRWPVSLADMAKLKSPFKNGGTVTAANSSQTTDGAAFALVMTAEKAKAIGVKPLAKLSNFAVAGCPPEEMGIGPAVAIPKVLKQAGLKAKDIDVFEINEAFASQALYSIRVVGIEDRLKAGDINPNGGAIALGHPLGASGAKLTAQLLAEMKRRGSRRGIVSMCIGGGMGAAGIFEML; encoded by the coding sequence ATGGGTGAAGCAGTTATCGTGGAAGCCGTCCGGAGCGCCGGCGGGCGTTCGAGAAGGGGTGGCCTCGCGGGGACGAGGGCCGACGAGTTCGGCATCCAGGTCATCAAGGGCCTCATGGCCCGCGTTCCATCCCTGGACCCGGCCGACGTGGACGACGTGATCGTGGGCTGCGCCTTCCCCGAGGGGGAGCAGGGCATGCAGATGGGAAAGATCCTGGCTGTCGGCGCCGGGCTCCCCGAGCCGGTCTGCGGCATGACCATCAACCGCTTCTGCTCCTCGGGACTCCAGTCCATCGCCGACGCGACATCGAGGATCAACAACGGCTGGGCCGAGGTCATCATTGCCGGGGGGTGTGAGTCCATGTCCCACATCCCCATGGGCGGGGGCGTGCTCCGGCCCAACTTCGACTGGCCCGCCGACCTTCCCTGGGTCTACATCTCCATGGGGTTGACGGCGGAGAATGTGGCCGAGCGCTACAAGGTCTCCCGGGAAGACATGGACGCCTTCGGCATGGAGAGCAACCGCCGGGCCTACGAGGCGATCAAGGCGGGAAAATTCAAAGGCGAAATCATCCCGATCCAGGCCTACCGCTACAAGGTCACGAAGGACGGGGAGCGGGTCCGTGAGACCTTCGTCTTCGACACCGACGACGGCGTCCGGTGGCCCGTCAGCCTGGCCGACATGGCCAAGCTGAAGTCCCCCTTCAAGAACGGCGGGACGGTCACGGCGGCCAACTCGTCCCAGACGACCGACGGCGCGGCCTTCGCCCTGGTCATGACGGCGGAGAAGGCCAAGGCCATCGGCGTGAAGCCCCTGGCGAAACTCTCCAATTTCGCCGTCGCCGGCTGCCCGCCCGAAGAGATGGGCATCGGCCCGGCCGTGGCGATCCCCAAGGTCCTGAAGCAGGCGGGGCTGAAGGCGAAGGACATCGACGTCTTCGAGATCAACGAGGCCTTCGCCTCCCAGGCCCTTTACAGCATCCGGGTGGTGGGGATCGAGGACCGGCTCAAGGCGGGCGACATCAATCCCAACGGCGGGGCCATCGCCCTGGGTCATCCCCTCGGGGCCTCCGGGGCGAAGCTGACGGCCCAGCTCCTGGCAGAGATGAAGCGCCGCGGCTCCAGGCGGGGCATCGTTTCCATGTGCATCGGCGGCGGGATGGGGGCCGCGGGCATCTTCGAGATGCTCTGA
- a CDS encoding PAS domain S-box protein yields the protein MGSDDRTREQLLQELKDKECRLAGLEKKLSEQDAHREHACIYRRALDRADDLTVIIQDGKYVYVNDRHLDLFGRSRQDLIGAPLGEFIHQEDRPRVREYQRLRQEGKAVPSIYEVRLTLPDGSVMDGEVSAMDIEYEGRSASLAFVRDITERKRIEAALRESRDQFNRMMDSVSDIIMVLDAQGNVLFESPSTARILGYPPGHFIGGSPFPLIHEEDLETVFNDFGEVIRSENTGVPTEFRIRKADGSWIWLAAVGSNLSEAPGVQGMVITARDVTEKRQMEDKLRQSEARFRDLADLLPQVIFEMNQEGVFTYMNRFGLSLFGYTDKDFASGIHFLKIISPADHARVSENIARALKGELNQTRSEYTAVRKSGEEFPLFVSSSFIQEEGVIRGLRGVAVDFSEVRQSQRLLKESEERWQFAIEGAGDGIWDWNVQTGTVLYSGQWKAMLGYGEDEIGDSLDEWERLLHPDDRARAHGELERHFRSETPVYTCEQRLLCKDGSYKWILDRGRVMTWTPDGKPLRAIGTHTDIDSRKRMDEALQESESKFRDLAEKSIVGIYLIQDDVFQYVNSEFLRIFGYETDEITGRVGIHDVIHPEDFLLVSEMLAKRMSGEIKSLRYDFRICTKSGEVRHAEVYSSRTIYKGRPAVIGTLLDITERKNAEQMLKDSEEKFRILFESANDAIVLWDEEHFIDCNQKALEMFDIESKERVQGQPFSIASPAYQPDGRLSEDVARERIRAAQEGTPQFYEWQHVRSDGSILEAEINLHAVDLQGRKLVQAIVRDVTERKRNEEVLQRLSLALEQAAEEIIITDPEGMIEYVNPAFEKITGYSRHEAIGGTPRLVKSGVHDRAFYERLWSTIKRGEIWTGRITNRHKKGMLIQEDATISPIVSSSERITGFISLKRDITEEVKLETKLRQAQKMEAIGTLAGGIAHDFNNILGAMMGYTELARLKAADPQIHSYLDQVLKACNRSRDLVNQILTFSRQREQEKKPVAVIPVVKEAMKLMRSSCPSTVEIKQNYSLDRDIVLADPTQVHQVVINLCTNAIYAMRDREGILEVSLGRKDMTVYDPFFDSDLREGPHLVLTVRDTGQGIDPAVKNRIFDPFFTTKVPGEGTGLGLSVVYGIVKDHGGAIAVESETGKGTVFTVTLPLVEADEAGDRGEASPLPQGKGRILLVDDEEPLAALGQEMLTSLGYDVSVRLSSLDALEAFRTNPARFDLVITDMTMPNMTGDHLAREMLKIRPDIPIILTTGFSERISEEEAKRMGIRVFVMKPASLQALARAVQTALQ from the coding sequence ATGGGATCCGACGACAGGACGAGAGAACAGCTTCTCCAGGAACTCAAGGATAAGGAGTGCCGCCTCGCCGGGCTGGAGAAGAAGCTGTCCGAACAGGACGCACACAGGGAGCATGCGTGCATTTACCGGAGGGCTCTCGACAGGGCTGACGATCTCACGGTGATCATCCAGGACGGCAAGTATGTCTACGTCAACGACCGACACCTGGATCTTTTTGGGAGAAGCCGGCAGGATCTCATCGGCGCGCCCTTGGGCGAATTCATCCACCAGGAGGACCGCCCCCGGGTGAGGGAGTACCAGCGGCTCCGGCAGGAAGGGAAGGCCGTACCCTCCATTTATGAAGTCCGCCTGACCCTGCCCGACGGATCCGTGATGGACGGCGAGGTGTCCGCCATGGACATCGAGTATGAGGGGAGGAGCGCCTCCCTGGCCTTTGTGCGGGACATCACGGAGCGGAAACGGATCGAGGCTGCTCTCCGTGAAAGCAGGGATCAGTTCAACCGGATGATGGACAGCGTGTCGGACATCATCATGGTCCTGGACGCCCAGGGGAACGTACTGTTCGAATCGCCCTCGACGGCCCGGATCCTCGGCTATCCGCCCGGCCATTTCATCGGCGGCAGCCCCTTTCCGCTGATCCATGAGGAAGACCTGGAGACGGTCTTCAACGATTTTGGCGAGGTGATCCGCAGCGAGAACACCGGGGTGCCCACGGAGTTCCGGATCCGGAAGGCCGACGGATCCTGGATCTGGCTGGCCGCCGTCGGCAGCAATCTCAGCGAGGCGCCGGGCGTGCAGGGCATGGTGATCACGGCCCGGGACGTGACGGAAAAGCGGCAGATGGAGGACAAACTGAGGCAGAGCGAGGCCCGCTTCCGGGACCTGGCGGATCTCTTGCCCCAGGTGATCTTCGAGATGAACCAGGAGGGCGTCTTCACTTACATGAACCGTTTCGGGCTCTCCCTGTTCGGCTACACCGACAAGGACTTCGCCTCGGGGATCCATTTCCTGAAGATCATCTCGCCGGCGGATCACGCCCGGGTCTCCGAAAACATCGCCCGGGCGCTGAAAGGCGAACTGAACCAGACGCGATCGGAGTACACGGCCGTCCGGAAGAGCGGGGAGGAGTTCCCCCTGTTCGTATCTTCCTCATTCATCCAGGAGGAAGGGGTCATCCGGGGCCTCCGGGGCGTCGCCGTCGACTTCAGCGAGGTCCGTCAATCGCAGCGACTGCTGAAGGAGAGCGAGGAGCGATGGCAGTTCGCCATCGAGGGGGCGGGCGACGGGATCTGGGACTGGAACGTCCAGACGGGAACGGTCCTCTACTCCGGGCAGTGGAAGGCCATGCTGGGCTACGGGGAAGACGAGATCGGGGATTCGCTGGACGAGTGGGAGCGGCTGCTCCATCCGGACGACCGGGCCCGGGCCCACGGGGAGCTGGAGCGGCACTTCCGGAGCGAGACGCCGGTTTACACCTGCGAGCAGCGCCTTCTCTGCAAGGACGGTTCCTACAAGTGGATCCTGGATCGGGGCCGGGTCATGACCTGGACCCCAGACGGCAAACCGCTCCGGGCAATCGGCACCCACACGGACATCGACAGCCGCAAGCGGATGGACGAGGCCCTGCAGGAGTCGGAGAGCAAGTTCCGGGATCTAGCCGAGAAGTCCATCGTCGGCATCTATCTCATCCAGGATGATGTCTTCCAGTATGTCAATTCGGAGTTTCTCCGCATCTTCGGCTATGAAACGGATGAGATCACGGGCCGGGTGGGGATCCACGACGTCATCCATCCCGAAGATTTTTTGCTGGTTAGCGAGATGCTGGCAAAGAGGATGTCCGGGGAAATCAAATCCCTGCGCTATGACTTCCGGATCTGTACGAAAAGCGGAGAGGTCAGGCATGCCGAGGTCTACAGTTCCCGAACCATATACAAGGGAAGGCCGGCCGTTATCGGGACGCTGCTGGACATCACGGAGCGGAAGAACGCCGAGCAGATGCTGAAAGACAGCGAGGAAAAGTTTCGGATCCTCTTCGAATCGGCCAACGACGCCATCGTTCTCTGGGACGAGGAGCATTTCATCGACTGTAACCAGAAGGCATTGGAGATGTTCGACATCGAGTCGAAGGAGCGGGTTCAGGGGCAACCGTTCTCCATTGCTTCCCCCGCATACCAGCCGGACGGCCGGCTGTCCGAGGATGTTGCAAGAGAGCGGATCAGGGCCGCCCAGGAGGGAACCCCCCAGTTCTATGAATGGCAGCACGTCCGCAGCGACGGTTCCATTCTGGAAGCGGAAATCAACCTGCATGCCGTCGACCTCCAGGGAAGAAAGCTGGTTCAAGCCATTGTCCGCGACGTGACGGAGCGCAAGCGCAACGAGGAGGTGCTTCAGCGCCTGAGCCTTGCCCTCGAGCAGGCCGCGGAGGAGATCATCATCACGGATCCCGAGGGAATGATCGAGTACGTCAACCCGGCCTTCGAGAAGATCACAGGTTACTCGAGGCACGAGGCAATTGGCGGGACCCCGCGGCTCGTCAAGAGCGGCGTCCACGACAGGGCCTTCTACGAGAGGCTCTGGAGCACCATCAAGCGGGGGGAGATCTGGACGGGTCGGATCACGAACCGGCACAAGAAGGGGATGCTCATCCAGGAAGACGCGACCATCAGCCCCATTGTCAGCTCGTCGGAGCGCATCACCGGCTTCATCTCCCTCAAGCGGGACATCACCGAGGAGGTCAAGCTGGAGACCAAGCTTCGCCAGGCCCAGAAAATGGAGGCCATCGGCACGCTGGCCGGCGGAATCGCCCACGATTTCAACAACATTCTCGGGGCCATGATGGGATACACGGAGCTGGCCAGGCTGAAGGCCGCCGACCCGCAGATCCACTCCTACCTGGACCAGGTCCTGAAGGCCTGCAACCGCTCCCGGGACCTGGTCAACCAGATCCTCACCTTCAGCCGCCAGCGGGAGCAGGAGAAAAAGCCCGTTGCGGTGATTCCCGTCGTGAAGGAGGCCATGAAGCTGATGCGGTCCTCCTGCCCCTCCACGGTCGAGATCAAGCAGAACTACAGCCTCGACAGGGACATCGTCCTCGCGGATCCCACGCAGGTCCACCAGGTGGTCATCAACCTCTGCACCAATGCGATCTACGCGATGCGAGACAGGGAAGGGATCCTGGAGGTGAGCCTCGGCCGGAAGGACATGACGGTCTACGATCCGTTCTTCGACTCGGATCTGAGGGAAGGGCCGCACCTGGTGCTGACGGTCAGAGACACGGGCCAGGGTATCGACCCTGCCGTGAAGAACCGGATTTTCGATCCCTTCTTCACGACCAAGGTCCCGGGAGAGGGAACCGGGCTCGGGCTGTCCGTGGTATACGGCATCGTGAAGGATCACGGGGGCGCCATCGCCGTGGAGAGCGAGACCGGGAAAGGGACCGTCTTCACGGTGACCCTGCCGCTGGTCGAGGCCGACGAGGCGGGCGACAGGGGGGAAGCGAGTCCCCTTCCCCAGGGGAAGGGACGCATTCTCCTGGTCGATGACGAGGAGCCCCTGGCCGCCCTGGGCCAGGAAATGCTCACCTCCCTCGGATACGACGTCTCAGTGAGGCTGAGCAGCCTGGACGCCCTGGAGGCGTTCCGTACGAACCCGGCCCGCTTCGACCTGGTGATCACGGACATGACCATGCCGAACATGACCGGCGACCACCTGGCCCGGGAGATGCTGAAGATCCGTCCCGATATCCCGATCATCCTGACCACCGGGTTCAGCGAGCGGATCAGCGAGGAGGAGGCGAAGAGAATGGGGATCCGGGTCTTCGTCATGAAGCCCGCATCCCTCCAGGCCCTGGCCCGGGCCGTCCAGACGGCGCTGCAATAG
- a CDS encoding GDYXXLXY domain-containing protein, translated as MRLKFAVVILLQVLILVGIIGFREYRVATGERILLQSAPVDPRDLFRGDYVTLSYDGSTIDLDRAGIRGIVRRNDRIWTVLQKGDDGTYRMASASPTAPPGGKFLRGRVTRVNERAVRYEVTVRTDHSGERTFEPRWFSFREGDRVIFCLDRSGRVQTTIREKEDARCRAGEALAGTVTSVKRIPFRQAAVEYGIEHYFVEEGKGRTVEQARNARDLRVEVALREDGRGLITGLFLDGRRIP; from the coding sequence ATGAGGCTGAAATTCGCCGTCGTGATCCTCCTACAGGTCCTGATCCTGGTCGGAATCATCGGCTTCCGGGAATACCGGGTGGCCACGGGGGAGCGCATCCTCCTCCAGTCGGCCCCGGTCGATCCGCGGGACCTCTTCCGGGGCGATTACGTGACCCTCAGCTACGACGGGTCGACCATCGACCTCGACCGGGCGGGAATCCGCGGGATCGTCCGACGCAACGACCGGATCTGGACGGTTCTTCAGAAGGGTGACGACGGGACGTATCGCATGGCGTCCGCAAGCCCGACGGCTCCGCCGGGAGGAAAGTTCCTCCGGGGGCGGGTGACCCGCGTGAACGAGCGGGCTGTCCGCTACGAGGTCACGGTCCGGACGGACCACTCCGGCGAGCGCACCTTCGAGCCGCGCTGGTTTTCATTCCGCGAGGGGGATCGGGTGATCTTCTGCCTGGATCGAAGCGGCCGCGTCCAGACGACGATCCGGGAGAAGGAAGATGCCCGGTGCCGCGCGGGGGAGGCCCTGGCCGGGACGGTGACGTCCGTGAAGAGAATCCCCTTCCGCCAGGCGGCCGTCGAATACGGCATCGAGCACTATTTCGTAGAGGAAGGAAAGGGAAGGACCGTCGAGCAGGCAAGGAACGCCCGGGACCTCCGGGTGGAGGTGGCCCTCCGGGAAGACGGCCGGGGTCTGATCACGGGCCTGTTCCTCGACGGCCGACGGATTCCCTGA
- a CDS encoding DUF2157 domain-containing protein: protein MTQDSIDDSFRRKLQREMERWRADGLLSEEQQERILERYRHIEEIERKAGSGRMIQTISILGSILVGIGVLLFIAANWSEIPRFAKLGIIFVSLLASHGTGYWLRHEKKSYPRVGASLILLGSILFGAGIFLIAQIYNITVHYPNGPLLWGLGILPLAYLLRFRSVLLLSLLALSLWLGMEASFHVSDLFQHVPIIVLYWTAGMAVWAVGLAHGGTASFRTLSFPYILAGILMTYGGAFLLTFDTRGESLGTPDLLPFYLGILVLFAGAAFMAARKGEQDAGWRAELAALATLTAGLCLLAATAPELPAGPIFLSPRLLFNLLLAAGIIGLICLGYIRRRPLYINIGLFFFVLDVAARYVDFFWKLLPRSLFFIAGGCILLAGGVFLERKRRSVLESFQVGEDLP from the coding sequence ATGACGCAGGATTCCATCGACGATTCGTTCCGGCGGAAGCTCCAGCGGGAAATGGAGCGGTGGCGGGCCGACGGCCTGCTGTCGGAGGAGCAGCAGGAGCGGATCCTGGAGCGCTACCGGCACATCGAGGAAATCGAGCGAAAGGCCGGCTCCGGCCGGATGATCCAGACGATTTCCATCCTCGGCTCCATTCTCGTGGGGATCGGGGTGCTTCTCTTCATCGCCGCCAACTGGTCGGAGATCCCCCGCTTTGCCAAGCTCGGCATCATCTTCGTCTCGCTCCTGGCCAGCCACGGAACCGGCTACTGGCTCCGGCACGAAAAGAAGAGCTATCCCCGGGTGGGGGCCTCGCTGATCCTGCTCGGCTCCATCCTCTTCGGAGCGGGGATCTTCCTGATTGCCCAGATCTACAACATCACCGTGCATTACCCCAACGGCCCGCTCCTGTGGGGGCTGGGCATCCTGCCCCTGGCGTACCTGCTGCGCTTCCGGAGCGTCCTCCTGCTCTCCCTCCTGGCGCTCTCCCTGTGGCTGGGCATGGAGGCGAGCTTCCACGTTTCGGATCTTTTTCAACACGTCCCGATCATCGTCCTCTACTGGACGGCCGGCATGGCGGTCTGGGCGGTCGGCCTGGCCCACGGAGGGACGGCCTCGTTCCGCACGCTCTCCTTCCCGTATATCCTGGCGGGGATCCTGATGACCTACGGGGGGGCATTTCTCCTCACCTTCGACACGCGCGGGGAGAGCCTGGGAACGCCGGACCTGCTGCCGTTTTACCTGGGGATCCTGGTCCTGTTCGCCGGGGCGGCGTTCATGGCCGCCCGGAAAGGCGAACAGGATGCCGGCTGGAGGGCCGAACTGGCGGCGCTCGCCACGCTGACGGCCGGTCTCTGTCTCCTGGCGGCAACGGCCCCGGAACTGCCGGCCGGTCCGATCTTCCTGTCGCCGCGGCTGCTGTTCAACCTGCTCCTCGCCGCGGGCATCATCGGCCTGATCTGCCTCGGCTACATCCGCCGGCGGCCCCTGTACATCAACATCGGCCTCTTCTTTTTCGTCCTGGACGTGGCGGCGCGTTACGTGGACTTCTTCTGGAAGCTCCTGCCGAGATCGCTCTTCTTCATTGCCGGCGGATGCATTCTCCTGGCGGGCGGGGTGTTCCTGGAGCGGAAGCGGCGCTCCGTCCTGGAATCGTTCCAGGTCGGGGAGGATCTGCCATGA
- a CDS encoding ThiF family adenylyltransferase, producing the protein MQSFLDRTLPILGKEGMEALSTPLIAFAGLGGVGGGAFLNLVRCGVKRFRLAENGVFDPPDMNRQAAAFASTMGRAKIEVYERLAREINPDVELELFPEGILAGNMERFLDGSDVYAGVIDLEKGADVKAMTPEFLRRFDLPLFTAGAVGFGALLVAHHPRGMMPDEFWALLMKKSDGKGIFPSFVSDRFERTAMERIDRVAQTGKLATTSIGGALSGVLLASEVLAYLLRGTGLVNRDIVFAPRFAVIDLFRAAMEVVDVTAD; encoded by the coding sequence ATGCAGAGTTTTCTTGATCGCACGCTTCCAATCCTGGGGAAAGAAGGGATGGAAGCGCTTTCCACCCCGCTGATCGCCTTTGCGGGCCTTGGCGGAGTCGGCGGCGGCGCCTTTCTGAATCTCGTTCGCTGCGGCGTGAAACGTTTCCGGCTTGCGGAAAACGGCGTTTTCGATCCTCCCGACATGAATCGCCAGGCGGCCGCCTTCGCATCGACCATGGGCAGGGCGAAGATCGAAGTCTACGAACGGCTTGCCCGCGAGATCAACCCGGATGTCGAACTGGAGCTGTTTCCGGAGGGAATCCTGGCGGGCAATATGGAGCGGTTTCTTGATGGCAGCGATGTCTATGCGGGTGTGATCGATCTCGAAAAGGGAGCAGACGTGAAGGCCATGACCCCGGAGTTTCTCAGGCGGTTCGACCTTCCGCTGTTTACCGCAGGCGCCGTCGGGTTCGGTGCCCTGCTGGTCGCCCACCATCCCCGGGGCATGATGCCCGATGAATTCTGGGCGCTCCTGATGAAGAAGTCCGACGGGAAAGGGATTTTTCCCTCTTTCGTTTCCGACCGGTTCGAGCGCACCGCCATGGAACGGATCGACCGTGTTGCTCAAACAGGCAAGCTCGCCACGACAAGCATCGGCGGCGCCCTGTCAGGGGTTCTGCTTGCATCGGAAGTGCTGGCCTATCTCCTTCGCGGGACCGGTCTTGTGAACCGCGATATTGTCTTCGCACCCAGGTTTGCCGTGATCGATCTTTTCCGGGCGGCCATGGAAGTAGTGGATGTCACGGCGGATTGA
- a CDS encoding MaoC/PaaZ C-terminal domain-containing protein → MNKDCFEDYTVGECLVSPGRTITETDIVFFSAFTGDWHPIHTDVEYAKKSFFGERIAHGMLGLVVGSALMFRLGPNVLLPKSFIAFYGMDKIRFTGPIKIGDTIRCEAVVTELKAKDEKMGVLRYEASIMNQRDETCIVFHPGFLVGRRRV, encoded by the coding sequence ATGAACAAGGATTGTTTCGAGGACTACACGGTAGGAGAGTGCCTGGTCAGCCCGGGCCGGACCATTACGGAGACGGACATTGTCTTCTTCTCGGCCTTCACCGGGGACTGGCATCCCATCCACACCGACGTGGAGTACGCGAAGAAGTCGTTTTTCGGGGAGCGCATCGCCCACGGGATGCTGGGGCTGGTCGTGGGGTCGGCCCTCATGTTCCGACTGGGTCCCAACGTTCTCCTTCCAAAGAGTTTCATCGCCTTTTACGGGATGGACAAGATCCGCTTCACCGGCCCGATCAAGATCGGCGATACGATCCGTTGCGAAGCCGTGGTGACGGAGCTCAAAGCGAAGGACGAGAAGATGGGAGTCCTCCGGTACGAGGCGAGCATCATGAACCAGCGCGACGAGACGTGCATCGTCTTTCATCCCGGATTCCTGGTGGGCCGCCGGAGGGTGTAG
- a CDS encoding AMP-binding protein gives MDERIVQNMMRRVAYGDCLRRAALRYPKREAVVDGARRVSFTELDGMANRFANALKGRGFRKGTKIAFISLNALEHFVAFYGTAKAGMVFVPINPLFKTDELAFALNHADCEVVIFNGMLYGGFKDAFAQAEKAKLFIAFNPPPGDFLTFDAFLEEGSDTEPETFIEADDDLLILFTGGTTSYPKAAVLSHLNLFVCTNGILIDIPFTHRDKLFMVMPLFHVGAFIITSLVNFVGGAVHVYMLPDLKQVLVNVEKEKITCTLLISPLWRQLIDHPDFEKHDLSSLRLCVYFTAVMPEDLLKQVMEKVCPNLCLCFGQTEMSPSTTCFKPEDQLRKMKSLGNSTVNVEIAIMDEAGNLLPTGEAGEIVYRSPQVMKGYYKQEEESRQVFAHGWFHSGDVGYLDEENYLYFLDRKKDMIKTGGENVASLDVEKTIYLDPRVQEVHVIGLPHERWMEAITAFVILKPGQTAEEKEIIALCKEKMVGFKVPKRVVFVPDLPRSAVGKALKRKIREQYLDLYQGER, from the coding sequence ATGGACGAGCGGATTGTGCAGAACATGATGCGGCGTGTGGCGTACGGGGACTGCCTGAGACGGGCGGCGCTCCGGTATCCGAAGCGGGAAGCCGTCGTGGACGGCGCGAGGCGGGTATCCTTCACGGAACTGGACGGCATGGCCAACCGGTTCGCCAATGCCCTCAAGGGCAGGGGCTTCCGGAAGGGCACGAAAATCGCGTTCATCTCCCTCAACGCCCTGGAGCACTTCGTCGCGTTCTACGGGACCGCGAAGGCGGGCATGGTCTTTGTCCCCATCAACCCCCTCTTCAAGACGGACGAGCTTGCCTTTGCCCTGAACCACGCGGACTGCGAGGTCGTGATCTTCAACGGCATGCTCTACGGCGGCTTCAAGGACGCCTTTGCCCAGGCGGAAAAAGCCAAGCTCTTCATCGCGTTCAATCCTCCCCCGGGGGACTTCCTCACGTTCGACGCCTTCCTGGAGGAGGGATCGGACACGGAGCCGGAGACCTTCATCGAGGCCGACGATGACCTCCTGATCCTCTTCACCGGCGGGACCACCAGCTATCCCAAGGCGGCCGTCCTTTCCCACCTCAACCTGTTCGTCTGCACGAACGGGATCCTCATCGACATCCCCTTCACCCACCGGGACAAGCTGTTCATGGTGATGCCGCTGTTCCACGTGGGGGCGTTCATCATCACGAGCCTCGTCAACTTCGTCGGCGGGGCGGTGCACGTCTACATGCTCCCCGACCTGAAGCAGGTGCTCGTGAACGTGGAGAAGGAGAAGATCACGTGCACCCTCCTCATCTCGCCCCTGTGGAGGCAGCTGATCGACCACCCCGACTTCGAAAAGCACGACCTCTCGTCGCTCCGTCTCTGCGTCTACTTCACGGCGGTCATGCCGGAGGACCTCCTGAAGCAGGTGATGGAGAAGGTCTGCCCCAATCTCTGCCTGTGCTTCGGCCAGACGGAGATGTCCCCGTCCACGACCTGCTTCAAGCCGGAGGACCAGCTCCGCAAGATGAAGTCTCTGGGGAACTCGACGGTGAACGTCGAGATCGCCATCATGGACGAGGCCGGGAATCTCCTGCCCACCGGCGAGGCGGGGGAGATCGTCTACCGCAGCCCCCAGGTCATGAAAGGGTACTACAAGCAGGAGGAGGAGAGCAGGCAGGTCTTCGCCCACGGCTGGTTCCACAGCGGCGACGTGGGGTATCTCGACGAGGAGAACTACCTCTATTTCCTGGACCGCAAAAAGGACATGATCAAGACGGGCGGCGAGAACGTAGCCTCTCTCGATGTGGAGAAGACGATCTACCTGGATCCGCGGGTCCAGGAGGTGCACGTCATCGGCCTGCCCCACGAGCGCTGGATGGAAGCGATCACCGCCTTCGTCATCCTCAAGCCGGGACAGACGGCGGAGGAGAAGGAGATCATCGCCCTGTGCAAGGAGAAGATGGTGGGGTTCAAGGTGCCCAAGCGGGTCGTCTTCGTGCCGGACCTGCCGCGGTCGGCCGTGGGGAAGGCCCTGAAGCGGAAGATCCGGGAGCAGTATCTCGATCTTTACCAGGGGGAACGATGA